One window of the Methylocystis parvus OBBP genome contains the following:
- a CDS encoding DUF1622 domain-containing protein, translated as MAIEAAGVMVIVAAAVVATLAFLHGGLASGDWTSALRRYRANLGRGILLGLELLVAADIIGTVAITPTLEGLVVLGLIVLIRTFLSFSLEVEIEGRWPWRRAESESAAGARPGESL; from the coding sequence ATGGCGATCGAAGCGGCCGGCGTCATGGTCATCGTCGCCGCCGCGGTCGTGGCGACCCTCGCCTTTCTCCATGGCGGCCTTGCGTCCGGAGACTGGACGTCCGCCCTGCGCCGTTACCGCGCCAATCTCGGCCGCGGGATTCTCCTCGGCCTCGAACTGCTCGTCGCCGCCGACATCATCGGCACGGTCGCGATCACGCCGACGCTGGAGGGCCTCGTCGTTCTTGGCCTGATCGTTCTGATTCGCACCTTCCTGAGCTTCTCGCTCGAGGTGGAAATAGAAGGGCGCTGGCCATGGCGGCGCGCGGAGAGCGAAAGCGCCGCCGGGGCGCGTCCGGGCGAGTCTTTATAA
- the pstS gene encoding phosphate ABC transporter substrate-binding protein PstS has translation MKSSSIRSRAAIGIFGALFGALVLLVANIGASNAAEISLHGAGATFPAPLYSAWIERFQKGRHAAISYEAVGSGEGLARFGEGELDFAGSDVPAPTTGDDRSGGVGPQFPITAGMVTIAYNLPGVGQRLKLPRAVYADIFLGRIRRWDDPRIAAANPGVRLPARDILVTARLDASGTTFAFTSHLWAISPAWTEGGVGVGKKPNWPAFVTLAKGNEGVAAQIKSREGAIGYVEFGYARRSGLAVATLENKDGKFVSPSPEAGAAAINQSSYLGIENLKASILDPSGAGAYPIVSYSWLILRWDYPAEKLRLVNAFVDYILGDGQKVALDLGYVPLPAPIAYRGRAMISRIFPSEGAEGALATTAGPKTPDASKAGSMDAPAKPKGAAKP, from the coding sequence ATGAAGAGCAGCAGCATCAGGTCGCGCGCGGCCATCGGTATTTTTGGCGCGCTCTTTGGCGCGCTTGTTCTGCTCGTCGCGAATATTGGCGCCTCCAACGCAGCGGAAATCTCGCTTCACGGCGCCGGAGCCACTTTCCCCGCGCCCCTTTACAGCGCCTGGATCGAACGTTTCCAGAAGGGTCGTCACGCGGCCATAAGCTATGAGGCGGTCGGGTCCGGCGAAGGTCTCGCGCGTTTCGGCGAGGGAGAACTCGACTTCGCCGGCAGCGACGTTCCCGCGCCGACCACCGGAGACGACAGATCGGGAGGCGTCGGCCCGCAGTTCCCCATCACCGCCGGCATGGTGACGATCGCCTATAATCTCCCGGGCGTCGGCCAGCGGCTCAAGCTGCCGCGCGCCGTTTATGCGGATATTTTCCTTGGCCGCATACGCCGTTGGGACGATCCCCGCATCGCCGCCGCCAATCCCGGCGTCCGCCTGCCGGCGCGCGACATCCTTGTCACGGCGCGTCTCGACGCGAGCGGAACGACCTTCGCCTTTACGAGCCACCTCTGGGCGATCAGCCCCGCATGGACGGAGGGCGGCGTCGGCGTGGGCAAAAAGCCGAACTGGCCAGCTTTTGTTACGCTCGCAAAGGGGAATGAAGGCGTCGCAGCGCAGATCAAGAGTCGCGAAGGCGCGATCGGCTATGTCGAATTCGGTTATGCGCGGCGATCGGGCCTCGCCGTTGCGACGCTCGAGAACAAGGACGGAAAATTCGTCTCGCCGTCGCCGGAAGCAGGCGCGGCGGCGATCAATCAATCCTCCTATCTCGGCATCGAAAATCTGAAGGCGTCGATCCTCGACCCGTCGGGCGCCGGCGCCTATCCGATCGTCTCCTATAGCTGGCTGATCCTGCGCTGGGACTATCCGGCGGAAAAGCTTCGGCTCGTGAACGCCTTTGTGGACTACATTCTCGGCGACGGCCAAAAAGTCGCGCTCGACCTGGGATACGTTCCCCTGCCGGCGCCCATCGCCTATCGCGGCCGCGCGATGATCTCGCGGATTTTTCCCA